A stretch of the Actinoalloteichus fjordicus genome encodes the following:
- a CDS encoding MFS transporter, with amino-acid sequence MSLPTTDAHVPPRASKANPWATLVAISFGVMMVAVDGTIVAVANPAIGASLGTTLAELQWVTHGYLLGLAVFLITSGKFGDRFGHRRVYFIGVIGFGLTSLAIGLSQGIPALIGLRILQGAFGSAIIPSALGLLRMSFPKEKLNRAIGVFSGLIGASTAAGPIAGGVLVSAVNWQAVFFVNVPIAVLAVTLGLRLLPANHAVDPDSRFDVVGILLLSLAMFGVVFALVSAPEEGWTHPMTLGSAATGLVLAAVFVWWQSRVREPLLPLSIFRSASLSIGTILILLMALAMFGSMFFLTFYFQGVQGLTPLETGLRIMPLSVMLAFGPPVAGRVIERFGIRVPAALGLLATAVALFGMSLVDADTGPVMTGLLFLLLGGGLGVVMVAATDAIVGNAPMRLSGVAGGMQQAAMQLGGSLGTAVLGALLGGRVAATLPDRFVEAGLPAPSGGEIEGMRSQVSQAVPVIPDGVSADVAAATASASHAAFLDGMGFAFTVGAAVALVAAGLALFLSRGETANGPVVHV; translated from the coding sequence ATGAGCCTGCCCACCACCGATGCGCACGTGCCGCCGAGGGCGTCCAAGGCCAACCCCTGGGCGACCCTGGTCGCGATCAGCTTCGGGGTGATGATGGTGGCTGTCGACGGCACCATCGTCGCCGTGGCCAACCCGGCCATCGGCGCCAGCCTCGGCACGACGCTCGCCGAGCTCCAGTGGGTCACCCATGGTTATCTGCTCGGGCTGGCCGTCTTCCTGATCACCTCGGGGAAGTTCGGCGACCGCTTCGGTCACCGCCGCGTCTACTTCATCGGCGTGATCGGTTTCGGTCTCACGTCCTTGGCGATCGGACTGTCGCAGGGCATCCCGGCCCTCATCGGGCTGCGCATCCTGCAGGGCGCCTTCGGCTCCGCGATCATCCCCTCCGCCCTGGGCCTGCTGCGAATGAGCTTCCCGAAGGAGAAGCTCAACCGGGCGATCGGCGTGTTCTCCGGTCTGATCGGCGCCTCGACGGCCGCCGGGCCGATCGCGGGCGGCGTCCTCGTCTCGGCGGTGAACTGGCAGGCCGTCTTCTTTGTCAACGTCCCTATCGCGGTGCTCGCCGTCACTCTCGGCCTGCGCCTGCTGCCTGCCAATCACGCCGTCGACCCGGACTCGCGGTTCGACGTCGTGGGCATCCTGCTGCTGTCCCTTGCGATGTTCGGCGTGGTCTTCGCACTGGTGAGCGCGCCGGAAGAGGGCTGGACGCATCCGATGACGCTCGGGTCGGCCGCCACCGGCCTGGTGCTGGCCGCTGTCTTCGTCTGGTGGCAGAGCAGGGTTCGCGAGCCGTTGCTTCCGCTGAGCATCTTCCGCTCCGCCTCGCTGTCGATCGGCACGATCCTGATCCTGCTGATGGCGCTGGCGATGTTCGGCTCGATGTTCTTCCTGACCTTCTACTTCCAGGGCGTCCAGGGACTCACCCCGCTGGAGACGGGGCTGCGGATCATGCCGCTGTCGGTGATGCTCGCTTTCGGGCCCCCCGTGGCGGGCCGCGTCATCGAGCGGTTCGGCATCCGGGTGCCTGCCGCGCTGGGCCTGCTCGCCACCGCCGTCGCGCTGTTCGGGATGTCCCTGGTGGACGCCGACACCGGTCCGGTCATGACAGGACTGCTGTTCCTGCTGCTCGGCGGGGGCCTCGGCGTGGTCATGGTCGCCGCGACCGATGCGATCGTGGGCAACGCGCCGATGCGGCTCTCCGGTGTCGCAGGCGGGATGCAGCAGGCCGCGATGCAGCTCGGCGGCTCCCTGGGTACCGCAGTGCTCGGTGCCCTGTTGGGCGGGCGGGTGGCCGCCACCCTCCCGGACCGTTTCGTCGAGGCCGGGCTTCCCGCGCCCAGCGGCGGGGAGATCGAGGGCATGCGCAGCCAGGTGTCCCAGGCGGTTCCGGTGATCCCGGACGGCGTGAGCGCCGACGTCGCCGCCGCGACGGCCTCGGCGAGTCACGCCGCCTTCCTCGACGGGATGGGCTTCGCCTTCACCGTCGGCGCGGCGGTGGCGCTGGTCGCGGCGGGCCTGGCGCTCTTTCTCAGCCGAGGCGAGACGGCGAACGGCCCGGTGGTGCACGTCTGA
- a CDS encoding TetR/AcrR family transcriptional regulator encodes MEDSVAALGLRERKKARTHEALIDTALRLFAQHGFAATTTEEIAAACEVSQRTFFRYFNSKEDVVTAVEDAVDDEFLHRFRDRPVEEHPLFSLRAAALATWGSLNESAAERQVLAARLGEENPPLLAAQLRRRDDRQAMLVDEIVERTGRPSQEVEVRAWLAVGAFTTAVRVAHGIWCGRGGTAVTSLCEAIELSLDLLPSSLTTAWHLPDAAS; translated from the coding sequence ATGGAGGATTCGGTCGCAGCCCTCGGCCTTCGGGAACGCAAGAAGGCGCGGACTCATGAGGCGCTGATCGACACGGCCCTGCGGCTGTTCGCGCAGCACGGCTTCGCCGCGACCACCACCGAGGAGATCGCGGCCGCGTGCGAGGTGTCCCAGCGAACCTTCTTCCGCTACTTCAACAGCAAGGAAGACGTCGTCACCGCAGTCGAGGACGCGGTGGACGACGAGTTCCTGCACCGGTTCCGGGATCGCCCGGTCGAGGAGCATCCCCTCTTCTCTCTGCGAGCCGCCGCCTTGGCGACCTGGGGAAGCCTGAACGAGTCAGCCGCCGAGCGACAGGTACTGGCGGCACGGCTCGGTGAGGAGAACCCGCCGCTGCTCGCGGCGCAGCTTCGGCGGCGGGACGACCGACAGGCGATGCTCGTCGACGAGATCGTCGAACGCACCGGCAGGCCGAGTCAGGAGGTGGAGGTGCGAGCCTGGCTGGCGGTGGGTGCCTTCACCACGGCAGTCCGGGTGGCGCACGGCATCTGGTGCGGCCGGGGCGGCACGGCTGTCACCAGCCTCTGCGAGGCGATCGAGCTCAGTCTCGACCTGCTGCCGTCGTCGCTGACCACGGCGTGGCATCTGCCCGACGCCGCCTCCTGA